One genomic region from Xyrauchen texanus isolate HMW12.3.18 chromosome 4, RBS_HiC_50CHRs, whole genome shotgun sequence encodes:
- the zgc:194398 gene encoding midasin AAA ATPase-domain containing protein: protein MKDRPNIIKETDNNQDTVLKEKQMDIDLAGEKIVDNKAKMPEEKIVVVSTKNENVQKDGEDMTSLAQDKNVQEEEAPVYTERSLRCRTVRVHSTPRRKSKRVQIQESEADFETQEIQKVESKNKAEMVPKTKMGVKEMDQEVNKMENKKSNFIETKEADEEEVALEMKREESNIELQENESLNYSENEIQVEIPVEGVQDKEKVQKRTVEEGSIKQESVSQEENLGETNQNVCEAPAAIESTDENAPLTTRKSLRDRTVTVKSTPRRTFKWHHSQEVEPEIEAMNNRCGNEKNSSMEETADILSVHTEENKPLNAEFENLEAKEGEGIIQFYTDEKAVTNDNVEEEVNEILVESMKQNRPIQKETQGENHEEELGNAQKDTKQNKAQVENLDIEDVQKPKKQEEEESNV from the coding sequence ATGAAAGACAGACCAAATATAATTAAGGAGACAGACAATAATCAAGATACTGTTTTAAAAGAGAAGCAAATGGACATTGACTTAGCAGGGGAGAAGATAGTGGACAATAAGGCCAAAATGCCAGAGGAGAAAATTGTGGTGGTAAGCACTAAAAATGAAAACGTTCAGAAAGATGGTGAAGATATGACCAGCCTtgctcaggacaaaaatgtccaggaAGAGGAGGCACCAGTCTACACAGAGAGAAGTCTCAGATGCAGAACAGTAAGAGTTCATTCTACACCGAGAAGAAAATCTAAACGTGTACAAATACAGGAGTCTGAGGCAGATTTTGAAACACAGGAAATCCAGAAAGTGGAGAGCAAGAATAAAGCTGAAATGGTCCCAAAAACCAAAATGGGAGTTAAAGAAATGGATCAAGAAgtcaacaagatggaaaacaagaaatCAAATTTCATTGAGACAAAAGAAGCAGATGAGGAGGAGGTGGCTcttgagatgaaaagagaagaatcTAATATAGAGCTACAGGAAAACGAGTCATTAAATTATTCTGAAAATGAAATTCAAGTGGAAATTCCTGTAGAGGGAGTTCAAGATAAAgaaaaagtgcaaaaaagaaCAGTAGAAGAGGGTTCCATTAAACAAGAATCAGTGTCACAGGAGGAAAACTTAGGGGAAACCAATCAGAATGTATGTGAAGCACCAGCTGCTATAGAAAGCACAGATGAAAACGCACCTCTTACTACAAGAAAAAGTCTCAGAGATAGAACAGTAACAGTCAAATCTACACCAAGAAGAACATTTAAATGGCACCACAGTCAAGAGGTGGAACCTGAGATAGAAGCGATGAATAACAGATGTGGAAATGAAAAAAACTCATCAATGGAGGAAACAGCTGACATCTTAAGTGTTCATACAGAGGAAAATAAGCCACTGAATGCTGAATTTGAAAATTTGGAGGCAAAAGAGGGAGAAGGTATAATTCAGTTTTATACCGATGAAAAGGCAGTGACAAATGATAACGTTGAGGAGGAAGTTAATGAAATCCTGGTTGAGAGCATGAAACAGAACCGTCCAATTCAGAAGGAGACACAAGGAGAAAATCATGAAGAAGAATTAGGGAATGCACAGAAAGACACAAAGCAGAACAAGGCTCAAGTGGAAAATCTGGACATAGAAGATGTGCAGAAACCCAAGaaacaggaggaggaggagtccAATGTTTAG
- the LOC127637445 gene encoding soluble lamin-associated protein of 75 kDa-like, with amino-acid sequence MDTIIVRKCHRGNGHFLQILEDFVGSFRKEYLGFKFPLSKAMHKVCEKYFSMYPADKELLWEVEGIGGPFQRNLIANKLPKLKLNEKDQVVRKLNLEEDNTSAPVEIEITKIEETTEYTLEIVEEAITKVTKGVDDIPVTRRGNSNLKRRGIREDSEEMLSKNIIRWKTLRLELKVRLS; translated from the exons ATGGACACAATTATTGTCAGGAAATGTCACCGTGGCAATGGTCATTTCCTACAAATCCTGGAAGACTTTGTTGGTAGTTTCAGAAAGGAGTACCTAGGATTTAAATTCCCTCTTTCAAAGGCTATGCATAAAG tatgtgAAAAGTACTTTAGTATGTATCCAGCAGATAAGGAGCTTCTTTGGGAAGTAGAGGGCATAGGAGGCCCTTTTCAGAGAAATTTAATAGCCAACAAGCTACCGAAGTTGAAGCTAAATG AGAAGGACCAGGTTGTGAGGAAATTGAATTTGGAGGAAGATAACACCAGTGCTCCAGTGGAAATAGAGATTACAAAGATTGAAGAAACTACTGAATACACATTGGAGATTGTG GAGGAGGCCATCACAAAAGTCACCAAAG GGGTAGATGACATACCTGTCACAAGACGTGGGAACAGCAACCTGAAACGCAGAGGAATCAGAGAAGATTCAGAGGAGATGCTATCAAAGAACATAATCAG GTGGAAGACATTGAGGCTGGAGTTGAAAGTCCGATTGAGTTAG